From Brevinematales bacterium:
TATCGGACAGGAAAATATCCTTGAACTGGTACTTCACAGAGGTATCCAGCCCCATGTTTTTCCATCCGTCGGCGGGTATCTTGATGACCGTATCCATCGCCTCATCCCTGTTAAAGTTATACACAAACAGGAGTTTCTGGTTCGCGGAATAGCGCAGATACGCGTATCCCTTCTTGCTGTCGAAACCCGTGCTCTGGTTCTTGGAATTCGCGAAATACAGGTCGTAGACATTCCCGGAGTTGATCGCCTCGTTATCCTTCGATAGATTGAGGAGTTTCATATAAGTATCGCGGAGTTTCTTCTGCGAGTCGCTGAGCAGGCCGCCGTCGAATTTCCCGCCGTTCATCCATTTCTGGTGCTCGGTGACACCCCAGTAATCGAAGATCGTAGTCTTGCCGTCCTTACCGGAGAATCCCTCATAGCCGTCGCCCGGCTCGCCCACTTCCTGTCCGAAGTAGATCATGGTCGGCCCGGCGAAAATGGTCGCTGAAAGCACCATCCCGGGTATCGCGTTCCACGGGTCTTTGCTGAAGCCCTTCGACGCCACACGGAGCTCGTCATGGTTCTCCAGGAATGTCAGCATATTCTGCTGGTACGGCTTGACGTTATTCCATGCGAAATAGACGTCGCCGGTATTCCCGTCTTTATTCTTATCATAGATCAGCTTCTTGACCGAATCGTACATCCCTACTTTATCGTAGAGATAATCGAATTTACCGGTATCGATATAATTCTTGTAGGCGTTGCGGTTGTAGATTTCGGCGATAAACACGATGTTAGGATTCACTTTCTTGACCTGCGGGATCGCCCATCCCCAGAACTCCACGGGCACCATCTCCGCCATATCGCAGCGGAATCCGTCCACACCCATCTTCGCCCAATAAATCAATATATCGACCATCTTGTACCACGTGCCGGGCTTCTTCCCGTTGACGTCGAAGTAGGTCTTGCGGTTATTCTGGATATCCACGCCATAGTTCAGCTTGACCGTCTCGTACCATGAGCCCGCGTCGGGGGTGGGAGTAAACTGGTCGTTCCCGGTCGCCTTAGCGGGATTTTCGTCGAACTTAGCGTCCTCGGTCGGGAAGGTCAGGTCCTTACCGAGAGGGTCGTTCTTCGGCGGCGTGAACGTCTTTCCGACGAGATAGTAATAGTTGTTATTCGGATCGAATGCCTTCGTCTTATCGTCCGTCGCGCCGAGGTCTTCAACACCCTTGGGCTTCGCATCGGACTGGTAGAAACGCGCGACATGGTTGGGCACAAAGTCAATAATCACCTTGAGACCGTTCTTATGCGTGCGGTCGATCAGCGCCTTGAACTCCGCGAGACGGTTCTTGATATTGACGGCCATCGCGGGGTCGACGTCATAATAGTCCTTGATCGCATACGGGGAACCGGCGCGGCCCTTCACGACATCCGCGTCATCCATCGGTATCCCGTACTTCGTGAAATCCTCCATCTGCGCATGCTCGAG
This genomic window contains:
- a CDS encoding alpha-amylase; protein product: MVLFAACGDGEVQEDTKPAPPKTLPKDPNVVLTGIGNNKLVVYQMMTRLFGNTVTNNVKFGTIEQNGVGKFNDITDKALQELKKLGITHVWYTGVLEHAQMEDFTKYGIPMDDADVVKGRAGSPYAIKDYYDVDPAMAVNIKNRLAEFKALIDRTHKNGLKVIIDFVPNHVARFYQSDAKPKGVEDLGATDDKTKAFDPNNNYYYLVGKTFTPPKNDPLGKDLTFPTEDAKFDENPAKATGNDQFTPTPDAGSWYETVKLNYGVDIQNNRKTYFDVNGKKPGTWYKMVDILIYWAKMGVDGFRCDMAEMVPVEFWGWAIPQVKKVNPNIVFIAEIYNRNAYKNYIDTGKFDYLYDKVGMYDSVKKLIYDKNKDGNTGDVYFAWNNVKPYQQNMLTFLENHDELRVASKGFSKDPWNAIPGMVLSATIFAGPTMIYFGQEVGEPGDGYEGFSGKDGKTTIFDYWGVTEHQKWMNGGKFDGGLLSDSQKKLRDTYMKLLNLSKDNEAINSGNVYDLYFANSKNQSTGFDSKKGYAYLRYSANQKLLFVYNFNRDEAMDTVIKIPADGWKNMGLDTSVKYQFKDIFLSDMKATALASDTTNRNDQNAGLALKLAPYSVYIFEITPRKE